CTTCATGGAAGCATCGATAACCCTGATCCGTTCTGGGAACTGCTCTTTTAATAGGAAGTAACCCTCTCGGACTTTACGATGAAACTCCAGATTTTCCAGATCCAGACGGTTCACTTCCCGGCCATCATGAGCATCGATCCGGCCAAGCCCCACTTCAGGCTCAATGTCCAGATATAAGGTCACATCCGGCATGAGATCACCAATCGCAAAACGATTAATGGCCCATACATTCTCTATCCCGAGTCCACGGGCGTAGCCTTGATAGACCAGACTGCTATCGACAAATCGGTCACAGATGACTGCCTTTCCAGCTCTCAGCGCAGGCTCTACTTTCTCCGCCAGATGCTGGCTGCGTGCAGCTGCATACAATAGCGCTTCGGTTCGAGCATCCATTGCCGTATGAAGAGGGTCCAGAATAATTGAACGTATTTTCTCCGCAATCTCAATTCCACCAGGCTCTCGCGTAACTACGTAAGGTATACCCCGTTCTTCAAAATAAGAACCTATTCTACCGATCATCGTTGTTTTACCGGAACCCTCTCCCCCTTCCAGCGTAATGAATTTACCTCTGCGCTGCATATGCTTCCCTGCTTTCTATGTCGATAATTGCATCTATTGCTGCTGTAATTGAATATGCTTAGACCCTCTTGCTACAAGATATGATATCCCCCGCCCAGAGGTGTATAGCTACAGCTATATCGGTACGTAATAATAACACCAAGATCATACAAGCTTGTTTCTTTCTATAATACTATAGGTCAGCGGTTACTCCAACATGAACAACAAAGTAAAGCGTTCAACCGTAGATGATCCATACCCATAATGGAAGCATAATTGATCCGGCAATGGCACTGACAATCATGGAAACTGAACTGAGGGCTACCGCATTCTCTCCATATTCAAAAGACCTTGCCATGCCGAGGGCATGAGATGCTGAACCCAGTCCAATCCCATAGGCATGTTTACTGCGGACTTTGGCCCATTTCAAGAGCATCGGCCCCAATAATATCCCTGAGAATCCTGCAATCATCACAAACAGCGATGTGAATGAGGCATTCCCTCCAACCTGATTAGCGAGTTGAATAGCCACAGGAGTTGTGACTGATTTTGGCAACAAAGCGATGACCATTTCCTGAGGATAGCCAAGCAGAATGGCGATTAAAGCACCTGTGGAGACACCTGTAATACTGCCTCCGATTGTCCCACCCACAATGGGAATGATGTTTTGCTTCAGCACATGCAGATGTCTGGATAAGGGAAAAGCGAGAGATACAACTGCTGGACCCAAGAGCTCCTGTATCCATTTGCCACCCAACATGTATGTATCCAGCTTTATACTGGAAATCACCAAGATCAGGATCAGTATGGCAGTCGTTGTGAGTACAGGCATAAGGATCGGCCATCTCAGCCTTTTATATAGTCGAGTGGCTGGAATGTATACAGCGATGGTTAGTGCGATCATTCCAATTCCGAGGATGAATGCTGACAAGTGATCGCCTCCTTTTTACCTGAATGAGACGATCTCCATGTCATGAGCCACTCACTTAATTTGGCAGATATCAGACATGTGATTAATGTGCTAACGATTAAACCCAGAACCAATAACAATGTGTTAGCTCGAAAAAAATCAAAATGATTAATAATGCCCACAGTTGGTGGGATGAACAACAATTGCAGATGAGATTGAAGCCACGTCGACCCTTCTTCTCCCCAGCTCATTTTGATCCATCCCAGTTGAATGGTGACAAACAATACCAGCATGCCCACAATACTGCCTGTTAACGGCAGATGTAATACAGCTTGAATCAAGTTTCCAATCCAATAAAAACCGTACATCAACAAAACTTGCAGGACTATTCCTGTATATTTTTTTAGCGGAATACCCAAAGTGTTCCCTTCTTTCTTATGTCTATCTATATAAGTTGAACTAAAGCGTGTCTTCAAACTGAACGTGTCTGGAGCAGGGCACGGAGCGGGAGCGCTAACGACCCTGTGACGTCTTATTCAGCGATTTGAAGCGCCCGCAGCAATCTAAGGAATCTGAAACACGCTATATTGGAATAACCAGCCGTTTACAGCGTGTTTGTTAGGTGAATTTGGTTAATAACGTGTCTCAGGTTCCTTACAAAATAAAAGGAGGACTCGAAGGCTAAATAAGATGTCCTCGGTTTCTTAGAAAATCGTCTGGACAATTCGCCAGGATCAGCAATCCTTGACTTCAAGATGTTGGACCCTGACATCCTTCAACGTATTGCATGCCTGAGTTTGAAGACACACCCTAGCAACTAGATTAATGACCAAGAGACCCTCACATATGTAGGGTCCGGTATCGCTATCCGTATTGGTCATATTGCCTACCTATTGGTGAATGCAATTCAGATCTTCATGTGTTCCCTTCATTCCTTCATAACCTTCAATACCTGTAGAGATGCATCGGATACCCCATGAAACTTTGCACCTTCATCCCGCAGGAGTTGTATACGAGCCACCATCGATGTACTAATACGTTCACCCGGATATACAAGCGGAATCCCTGGAGGGTATGGAATAACCATCTCGGCTGATCGACAACCCGCGCTTTCTTCTATTGGGACATTAATCGTATCCGTATCCACAATCGGTTGAAGTGTAAAGGGGATCGGTTCTGAGTAGCGAGTGTTTTCTTGTAAATTGTTCCACGTGGAAATATAATGAGCCGAACCTTTCGCAATCTGTTGCGATGGCTCTGCAGTGGATTGGATCTGCTCATGCCCATCCGCAGAGCTGATATGGTGTAAAGCTTGCAACAGGTGCTGAGCATCTTGCACCGTTGAGCCCAGGCTGAAGAGTAAGACGACGTACCGTTCGTCGCTCATCTCGGGCACACAGCCGCATACTTCCAGCTGCTGCTGTAGCCCATAACCGCTCAGCACCCCTGCGCCGTCATAGATGACGGCCTTGAATGGGTCCTGAGCGGTATACCCCGCGGCAGATGGCATCGCCGCCGCGGTCAGGCCCTCCCGTGTCTGCTGCGCAGCGGACACGGACATGCCAGCCGGCTTCGCAGTTCCGGCTGGGGGTTCTGGCTGCAGCAACTGAAAGCGCGGCAGCTCCGCGAGGCCACGCTTAAAGGCATTCACGGCGGCGAGCCCCGCCGTGAATGTGTTCGCGCCCTGCACATGCAGCAGCCGGCGCGCAAGATCAAGCGAAGCCATCACCGGGTATGATGGGCTTGAGCTTTGCACCATGGCCAGGCGCTGCCTTAACAGGGACCAGTTTAACCGTGGTCCCTGAATGTGCAGCATGGCACCCATGGTGAAGGCCGTCAGCATCTTATGTGTCGACTGCACGACACCGTCTGCTCCGGATGACAGTGCAGAGACAGGCAGCTCCGGATGCTGCCCATAATGCGCGCCATGCGCTTCATCCACGAGCAATGGCATGCCAGCTGCGTGGCACACCTCGGCTATGGGCGTCAGATCAGCGCCCATGCCGTAATAATTGGGCAAAGTGACCAACACGCCCTTTGCCTCAGGATAGGCCTGGACAGCATCCTGCACCGTCTCCACCGACGGCATGACTGCAAGTCCAGACGCAGGATCAACCCACGGCTCCAGAAATACAGCTCTTGCGCCTGCCAGCATCAACCCGTGAATAACGGATTTGTGCACATTCCGTTGCACCAGTACAATACTGTTTGGCTCGTCACACACGGTGAGCAATAAGGACAGATTACCCGCAGTACTGCCTCCCACAAGGAAGAAACTCTCCTCAGCGCCAAAACAATCTGCCGCAAGCTCCTGTGCTTCCTGGATCACACCTTCTGGATGATGCAAATCGTCGGTGCCCGTGATCTCCGTAACATCCATCTCCATCATTTCCAGAAATGAACGCACTGGTGTCAGTTCTATTTCCAAACGAACCCCTTCGTCACCAAAATGTTTCCCGCTCGCCAGATCAGCCCCATGCTCATCCACCGAACTGAAACGCTCTACCTTCTGGTTAACATTCTTTCCTCCATCATTCTGAATCTCACCGTTGTGCTGGTGTTCCTCATTGACGATATCCTTAACTGGAGGTTGCCCTGCTTCTGCTTGTTCTACCAAATGTCGATAAGCTTGTCCATTCTTATGCCCAGGCACATGAAAAGAACGTTGCTTCGAATCACGATACGCAAGCAACGCTTCATATAAAGGGGCTCTACTTGATTTATTTTTATGATCCATGAAATATCCATCCTGTACATATATAATGTGCGCCCTATGCGCTTCAAAATGCTTCCTAATCCAAGGAACGCACTTCTTCCCCATCTCCACACGCTCTACTGCAAATGATCTATACCATTATATCAGCATACGCCTTCCCAAGATGGCAAACAAGACATTCTCTCCTCTTAAAAACAGAAAAAGGCCCATTGGGCCTCTATACACATCAGCATCGTTACAATGTGATGTTTCGCTTCTACTTCTATTAGCAACATTCATTATGCGTTTTTTTGTACCCAAATTTGCTTCATTTGATGAATAAAATAATTGTACTTGGCATCCTGCGCGTCGGTATGAACCATTTCTGCTTCACAAGTGTCACATATGAATTCAGATACAATAAAAATGCCTTCTCTTTTTCTTTGCTCGCAGATAATACATGTGTGTTCGGCATGTTCTTCCATGAACCATCCCACCTTGTTTTACGTTTACTATCAGTATTACACAGTTTCTATTATTTTAAACATTTTCATAGTGCTTTCTTTCTATAAAATATATATATTCGCCCGCCCCCTCTTGGGTGTCTGTACCGAAAAATACATTCATTCTCCCTACAAGAACGTCACCTGCTTATGTATATACAGTTATCCTGCATTCCATCGCATTTACCTCTACATCACGTATCCCTTGGCCTGACTCAAACTTATATTCAATTTCCTTAAAAAAACTTGGAATCCCAGCCGATA
The nucleotide sequence above comes from Paenibacillus sp. W2I17. Encoded proteins:
- the tmk gene encoding dTMP kinase; translated protein: MQRRGKFITLEGGEGSGKTTMIGRIGSYFEERGIPYVVTREPGGIEIAEKIRSIILDPLHTAMDARTEALLYAAARSQHLAEKVEPALRAGKAVICDRFVDSSLVYQGYARGLGIENVWAINRFAIGDLMPDVTLYLDIEPEVGLGRIDAHDGREVNRLDLENLEFHRKVREGYFLLKEQFPERIRVIDASMKQEDVLAAMILSLETGILKDFDE
- a CDS encoding LrgB family protein; its protein translation is MSAFILGIGMIALTIAVYIPATRLYKRLRWPILMPVLTTTAILILILVISSIKLDTYMLGGKWIQELLGPAVVSLAFPLSRHLHVLKQNIIPIVGGTIGGSITGVSTGALIAILLGYPQEMVIALLPKSVTTPVAIQLANQVGGNASFTSLFVMIAGFSGILLGPMLLKWAKVRSKHAYGIGLGSASHALGMARSFEYGENAVALSSVSMIVSAIAGSIMLPLWVWIIYG
- a CDS encoding CidA/LrgA family protein, whose protein sequence is MGIPLKKYTGIVLQVLLMYGFYWIGNLIQAVLHLPLTGSIVGMLVLFVTIQLGWIKMSWGEEGSTWLQSHLQLLFIPPTVGIINHFDFFRANTLLLVLGLIVSTLITCLISAKLSEWLMTWRSSHSGKKEAITCQHSSSELE
- a CDS encoding aminotransferase class I/II-fold pyridoxal phosphate-dependent enzyme → MDHKNKSSRAPLYEALLAYRDSKQRSFHVPGHKNGQAYRHLVEQAEAGQPPVKDIVNEEHQHNGEIQNDGGKNVNQKVERFSSVDEHGADLASGKHFGDEGVRLEIELTPVRSFLEMMEMDVTEITGTDDLHHPEGVIQEAQELAADCFGAEESFFLVGGSTAGNLSLLLTVCDEPNSIVLVQRNVHKSVIHGLMLAGARAVFLEPWVDPASGLAVMPSVETVQDAVQAYPEAKGVLVTLPNYYGMGADLTPIAEVCHAAGMPLLVDEAHGAHYGQHPELPVSALSSGADGVVQSTHKMLTAFTMGAMLHIQGPRLNWSLLRQRLAMVQSSSPSYPVMASLDLARRLLHVQGANTFTAGLAAVNAFKRGLAELPRFQLLQPEPPAGTAKPAGMSVSAAQQTREGLTAAAMPSAAGYTAQDPFKAVIYDGAGVLSGYGLQQQLEVCGCVPEMSDERYVVLLFSLGSTVQDAQHLLQALHHISSADGHEQIQSTAEPSQQIAKGSAHYISTWNNLQENTRYSEPIPFTLQPIVDTDTINVPIEESAGCRSAEMVIPYPPGIPLVYPGERISTSMVARIQLLRDEGAKFHGVSDASLQVLKVMKE
- a CDS encoding sigma factor G inhibitor Gin, giving the protein MEEHAEHTCIICEQRKREGIFIVSEFICDTCEAEMVHTDAQDAKYNYFIHQMKQIWVQKNA